One Raphanus sativus cultivar WK10039 unplaced genomic scaffold, ASM80110v3 Scaffold3769, whole genome shotgun sequence genomic window, GGTTGGGGAATGCTCCTTCAGAATCAATGAACAAGTCTGGATTCCAACTGCTTATTGCTGGAGGACCTAGATCTGGTCAACGTCATCTTGCTTCTTGCATCTTGCATTGTTTTATTGGAAATGCAGAGATGCAGAAGATAGACACTGCAACCATTTCACAAGAAGGAAATGGGGATCTGGTGCTAGGCGTAACTCACTTATTAAGTATGTCTTTTGTTATTAACATTTCACTACTTTCTTGATAATGATATCTAAGCAGCTacgtagattttttttcttctagtCTTTCATCGACTGCAACTTTTTATTAGCTTGGTTCTCGTCCATTTCCAGATAACTAACTAACTGGTAAATCTGCCTGGCTTGTAGTTAAATGTGCTAGCAGGAAATCGTGTGTGGTATTCATGCCAAGGATTGACTTGTGGGCTGTAGAGACAGAAACTCCACTGAAAGAGGAGGTCAAGTGTGATGATGATTCTGTAAAAGAAAATGCTTCTTCCGTTCGTCCAGAAACAGTGGAGAAAATGGAGTTGCAGTATTCTTTTCGAGTATCACATGCTTGGAATACATTTTTGGAGCAAGTAGAATCATTGCGAGTTTCCACAAAGATGATAATTCTGGTATGCTTAACTTCttacttcctttttttttttgaacaacttctTACTTCCTTAATATCGTTTCTCCTATATATCTTCGGCTGATTATCTGGACTTCTTGCTTGTTTAGTTTACTTTCGGTTAACTTTTTTTGGTATGTTGTGAATGTAAGCCTTAGTTTCTTGTACTCTCCATTTTCAAATAATTGTATTTCCTACTTTGTTGATTAGCAGTTTTTAGAAGAGTGTCAACACGTGAGActtaattcttatttttttcgtGATAGGCTACTTCTGCCATGCCCTACGAACTCCTGCCTCCTAAGATACAACAGTTCTTTAAGACGGACCTATCAAAGGAGTATCAGCCAACTATGTCTGAGGCTGTTCCACAATTCACTGTACAAGTTACTGAAAATTCTGACCAGGACATGGCCATTGACCTGTCTGCTACTGAGTTGTCAAGGCGGGCAATCCAAGTGTTTCTTCATTTGGTGCATCAGGGAACACATACACACTATGACTTACAGAAGACATACAAAATAGAGGATCCTGACCAGAGTTGTAGAGATCCACCTCACCAGAATAATCCTGATCATGGTGCAGGGGAAGAAGTAGGTATCAAATCAAAACCTCCTGAGGATTGTTCTTTAAAAGTGCCATCGATACCTATCAGCATAAATGTGAAACCGAAATCTAGCTTGCAGTTAGCTGTCTCTACATTTGGTTATCAAATTCTACGGTATCCCCAATTTGCTGAGCTTTGTTGGGTAACATCAAAGCTTAAGGAAGGGCCAAGCGCAGATGTTTCGGGTCCTTGGAGAGGATGGCCGTTTAATTCGTGTATCATTCGTCCTTGTAATCCATCAGAGCAGACTATTACTGCTTCCGGTTCCAACAATGTTAGAAGCAAAGATGTATCTGGCATTGCCAGAGGCCTCGTTGCTGTTGGATTATCAGCGTATAGAGGAACCTATACATCACTGAGGGAAGTCTCTTTTGAAGTAAGGAAAGTTCTCGAGCTATTAGTTGGGCGGATCAATATGAAAATCGATGCTGGAAAGGACAGATGTCAATATATCCGAATTTTGTCTCAAGTTGCTTATCTGGAAGATCTGGTTAATAGTTGGGTATATGCAATGCGAAGGTACGCCTTTATAtactttgttttatgtttgtttgttctAATGCTTGCTGTATATCTAACACAATTTCACTGTTTACAGTTTTGAATCGAATGCTCAAACAGAGTCGATGAATCCCTTGTCGTGTTCTGTAGCTGATGCGACAGTGAGGGATGAGCCAACTGAGCAAGGAACATCTGATCGATCAAAAGGAGACCTGAAAGAAGATACCCAAAACATGAATTGCCCAGACCTTATAGCATCTACTAATCTTACGGACAGTCATCAGCCAGATCTAGAGATTACGGACGGCTTAGTTTTGATCAAAGAGAATGGTGATGATGCTTCGAACTCTGCAATGTTGATCGAGGATTCAAGAGTAATTTCCTTGCATCAGGCTGTTCTCCTTGATCTTAACTCTCCTGCAGCTGATCATGAACAGAATGTAACCCACAATGGATCATGCGAGGTAGAAACAACAGCAACAGTCACTTGTGTGCAAGAAAAAGCTAATTCAGAAAACAATCCTGTTGGATCAGGGGAACCCAATCCCATCTCACAGGAAGATCCCAAAAAATCAGCTGACTCAAGTAATGGTGAAGGAGATTCTGCAGACAGCATGCATGAACCAGTTAAACAAGTTGAAACACCTGCAAGAACCAATCCTCTGGATGACCCTAGTTTAGTTTGTTTGTACCGTTGCTGCCCTCAGTGTGTCTCCATCCTCCAAGATTCAATGCGTAAATTAGTCACTCGCGAACTGAGACTTGGTAGCAGCCACATCACTACAGAGAGTATACATGATGCGGTTTCTTCATTATCAGTAGAGCTTATTGCTGCTGTTAGAAAGTTCATCTCTGCCAGAAACAATGGTGCTACGCAGGAAGTAGAGGTTGAAGAACGTGATGAAAGCTCAGAAAAGGAAGCATGTCCATGCAAAAGGTTACCTGGTAATTTTCTTGCCTCTGCCGAATGCTGCAGTCATTCTGCCGAAGAGCAAGGGGGCGTAGATAAAGCGAACACATCTCCAAGCGCTAAGAGTTGGCTTGAACCAGTATTCGTTTTCAGGGACGGGATATTGGTTCCGGTAAGTACTGAAGATGACTGCGCCTTGCACTGTAAATATGATAGTTTATGCCTTGGTTCTCTCATAGAGTTGGTTGCAACTGAGATGAAGCC contains:
- the LOC130506894 gene encoding uncharacterized protein LOC130506894 produces the protein DDSGEQGVSRTPSIDKTKEHSEVHDKVGESVELLDELPIQNETCNKVVDSVCTSSDRLGKPPFKQARRCGLCGVGTDGKLPKKLIQDNGDSDIEAHSGSSSSGEPNYDILDGFGDEPGWLGRLLGPINDRYGISGTWVHQHCAVWSPEVYFAGVGHLKNIRAALCRGRSLKCTRCERPGATIGCRVDRCPRTYHLPCARANGCIFDHRKFLIACTDHRHHFQPHGRQCQVTMKKMKTKKMRLEVRKHSNDAWRKDVEAEEKWLEKCGDDEEFLKRESKRLHRDLLRVAPEYIGGSDSENGKAFEGWDSVAGLEGVTQCMKEVVLLPLLYPEFFDNLGLTPPRGILLHGHPGTGKTLVVRALIGSLARGNRRIAYFARKGADCLGKYVGDAERQLRLLFQVAEKCQPSIIFFDEIDGLAPKRSRQQDQTHSSVVSTLLALLDGLKSRGSVVVIGATNYPDAIDPALRRPGRFDREIYFPLPSLDDRAAIISLHTRKWPKPVSGYLLKWVAKETAGFAGADIQALCTQAAMIALNRSFPLQESLAAAELGISRSNRVALPSFSVEERDWLEALSRSPPPCSRRGAGKAASDIYSSPLPVYLVPSLLPSLCSLLVAFHLEERIVLPPLLSKAAVDFQNVICSALSDKKITDDCWWSHVGSLLQEVDVVKDIVQRLSYAGILDGGCDSVRSVPSAPGAGECSLGSAQFMVHRVRRHPGLGNAPSESMNKSGFQLLIAGGPRSGQRHLASCILHCFIGNAEMQKIDTATISQEGNGDLVLGVTHLLIKCASRKSCVVFMPRIDLWAVETETPLKEEVKCDDDSVKENASSVRPETVEKMELQYSFRVSHAWNTFLEQVESLRVSTKMIILATSAMPYELLPPKIQQFFKTDLSKEYQPTMSEAVPQFTVQVTENSDQDMAIDLSATELSRRAIQVFLHLVHQGTHTHYDLQKTYKIEDPDQSCRDPPHQNNPDHGAGEEVGIKSKPPEDCSLKVPSIPISINVKPKSSLQLAVSTFGYQILRYPQFAELCWVTSKLKEGPSADVSGPWRGWPFNSCIIRPCNPSEQTITASGSNNVRSKDVSGIARGLVAVGLSAYRGTYTSLREVSFEVRKVLELLVGRINMKIDAGKDRCQYIRILSQVAYLEDLVNSWVYAMRSFESNAQTESMNPLSCSVADATVRDEPTEQGTSDRSKGDLKEDTQNMNCPDLIASTNLTDSHQPDLEITDGLVLIKENGDDASNSAMLIEDSRVISLHQAVLLDLNSPAADHEQNVTHNGSCEVETTATVTCVQEKANSENNPVGSGEPNPISQEDPKKSADSSNGEGDSADSMHEPVKQVETPARTNPLDDPSLVCLYRCCPQCVSILQDSMRKLVTRELRLGSSHITTESIHDAVSSLSVELIAAVRKFISARNNGATQEVEVEERDESSEKEACPCKRLPGNFLASAECCSHSAEEQGGVDKANTSPSAKSWLEPVFVFRDGILVPVSTEDDCALHCKYDSLCLGSLIELVATEMKPF